A part of Nitrospira sp. genomic DNA contains:
- a CDS encoding PilZ domain-containing protein, which yields MKKLSSLFKSKPSDQTPAKPLPEDRRVQPRFTTQFRSTFSGQKQEGQGRTLDISTGGCKIESDTKVMQGATLECRLHIPGLDWPLRIEEATVRWVDGNTFGIAFSRITPEELAKLKSILTELEQDE from the coding sequence TTGAAGAAACTCAGTTCTCTCTTCAAGTCAAAACCCTCTGATCAGACTCCGGCCAAACCTCTGCCAGAGGATCGGCGGGTCCAGCCACGGTTCACCACCCAATTCCGCAGCACCTTCTCGGGGCAAAAGCAGGAGGGGCAGGGACGAACTCTGGATATTTCTACCGGCGGGTGTAAGATCGAAAGCGATACTAAAGTGATGCAAGGGGCCACGCTCGAATGCCGACTCCACATTCCAGGTCTGGATTGGCCATTGAGAATCGAGGAAGCCACGGTGCGTTGGGTCGATGGCAATACTTTTGGGATTGCCTTTTCGCGTATCACTCCAGAAGAGCTGGCGAAGCTCAAGTCGATACTCACCGAACTCGAACAAGACGAGTAA
- the msrA gene encoding peptide-methionine (S)-S-oxide reductase MsrA: MGIESQSILPQKEVAILAGGCFWCLEAVFDQVRGVESVESGYIGGSLDHPSYEAVCGGQTGHAEAVRITFDPSVITYKGLLEIFFVIHDPTTLNRQGNDAGTQYRSAIFYTSPEQQQTAEDLIKSLITERLYTAPIVTQVVSVSPWYEAESYHQEYFAQNPLQGYCQFVVGPKVAKFRKQFAQRLKG, from the coding sequence ATGGGCATTGAATCGCAATCGATCTTACCTCAGAAGGAAGTCGCTATCCTTGCAGGCGGCTGTTTTTGGTGTCTTGAAGCCGTTTTTGACCAGGTCAGGGGGGTGGAATCGGTCGAGTCTGGGTATATCGGAGGTAGCCTAGACCATCCCAGTTATGAAGCGGTGTGTGGGGGGCAGACCGGCCATGCCGAGGCCGTGCGTATTACATTTGATCCCAGCGTGATCACCTATAAAGGACTGCTCGAAATATTTTTCGTCATTCACGACCCCACGACCCTCAATCGGCAAGGAAACGACGCAGGTACTCAGTATCGGTCAGCGATTTTTTATACCTCCCCGGAACAGCAGCAAACCGCCGAGGACCTCATTAAATCTCTTATAACTGAAAGACTGTATACCGCTCCCATCGTCACGCAGGTCGTATCAGTTAGTCCGTGGTATGAGGCGGAGTCTTATCACCAGGAATACTTTGCTCAAAATCCCCTTCAGGGTTACTGCCAGTTTGTGGTCGGTCCAAAAGTTGCGAAGTTTCGAAAGCAATTTGCTCAGCGCCTAAAAGGATAA
- a CDS encoding porin yields MKKWWFAVAVCVFGLGLIFQANQAHANVEDLLYEKGQITKEEWLKLKAEHERDDAIVADRASIKKWFDKISIRGYVQARYTYLPGDKSIRSEYDNTIRDNTGFAFRRVRLVFSGDVTDWLSFYIQPEFSGTVPGTTGDQSNHFVQLRDAYADIFMPVPFLFFEEKELRVRVGQSKVPFGFANLQSSQNRLAFDRDDGLNSAVNGERDLGFFLYYTPKETRKLFKKLVESGLKGSGDYGMLGVGVYNGQTLNVSERNDNKHVVLHATYPMELPYGQIIQFGVDAYRGTFNVGTPSGTGLAATPTVENNGNILDERVGVHFVLYPQPIGFQAEWNWGNGPQLNATRTRIEEGDVQGGYVQGMYKWDVNKPWLTSLIPYVRYQEYSGGKKHRTNSPFNVVREWEVGMEWQIAKALEFTIAYARSRRTDTQTAPYNIREGDIVRTQLQYNF; encoded by the coding sequence ATGAAGAAATGGTGGTTTGCGGTCGCCGTGTGTGTCTTCGGTCTCGGGTTGATCTTTCAGGCCAATCAGGCTCATGCCAATGTTGAGGATCTCCTGTACGAGAAGGGACAGATTACGAAGGAAGAATGGCTCAAGCTCAAGGCTGAGCATGAACGAGATGATGCGATCGTTGCCGATAGGGCATCAATCAAGAAATGGTTCGATAAGATCAGTATTCGGGGGTATGTCCAAGCCCGGTATACCTACCTGCCCGGAGATAAATCCATCCGGAGCGAGTACGATAACACTATTCGGGACAATACCGGATTTGCCTTCCGCCGCGTCCGCCTCGTCTTTTCGGGCGACGTGACTGATTGGCTGTCCTTTTATATTCAGCCGGAATTTTCCGGCACTGTACCCGGCACGACAGGGGATCAGAGCAATCACTTTGTCCAACTTCGCGATGCCTATGCCGATATTTTCATGCCTGTGCCTTTCCTATTCTTTGAGGAAAAGGAATTGCGGGTTCGTGTCGGGCAGTCGAAGGTCCCGTTTGGGTTTGCAAATCTGCAGTCCAGTCAAAATCGACTTGCGTTCGACCGGGACGACGGCCTCAATAGCGCGGTGAACGGCGAACGGGATCTTGGATTTTTCCTCTACTACACGCCGAAGGAGACCAGAAAACTGTTCAAAAAGCTCGTCGAGTCGGGCCTCAAGGGATCCGGGGACTATGGCATGTTAGGCGTCGGAGTTTATAATGGCCAAACTCTCAATGTCTCGGAGCGGAATGATAATAAACATGTCGTCCTGCATGCCACCTATCCAATGGAATTGCCCTACGGACAGATCATTCAGTTCGGTGTCGATGCGTACCGTGGGACGTTCAACGTCGGGACTCCCTCAGGCACCGGCCTCGCAGCAACTCCGACAGTCGAAAATAACGGGAACATTCTTGACGAGCGGGTTGGCGTGCACTTTGTACTGTATCCGCAGCCGATCGGGTTCCAGGCGGAGTGGAACTGGGGCAATGGTCCTCAGTTGAACGCGACCCGAACTCGCATTGAAGAAGGGGACGTCCAGGGCGGCTACGTCCAGGGGATGTATAAGTGGGACGTGAACAAGCCCTGGTTGACCAGCCTTATCCCCTATGTGCGGTACCAAGAATACAGCGGTGGAAAGAAGCATCGGACGAATTCTCCATTCAATGTGGTTCGGGAATGGGAAGTCGGGATGGAGTGGCAAATCGCGAAGGCCTTAGAGTTCACGATCGCCTATGCGCGGAGCAGACGTACCGACACGCAGACCGCTCCCTATAACATCCGTGAAGGGGATATTGTCCGGACTCAGTTGCAGTATAACTTCTGA
- a CDS encoding phosphate ABC transporter substrate-binding protein has translation MNISAAKSGLTCIALIGALVSGLPSVYADDHIVLDPALKGYLKVSGVSGNVNSIGSDTLNNLMTLWAEGFRKQYPSVKIQIEGKGSSTAPPALIEGTAQLGPMSRAMKNTEIDSFERKFRYKPTAFPVAIDALAVYVNKDNSVQGLTMAQVDAIFSKTRRFGASQTLDQWGQLGVTGEVATTPISIYGRNSASGTYGFFKEFALKNGDYKDEVKEQPGSASVVQGITEDQAGIGYSGIGYLTSGVRVLPLAEKEGAPFVAPTQTNALNGSYPLWRHLLVYVNKAPNKPLDPLVKEFIKFIYSKEGQAIVIKDGFFPLPQSVIEKESAKIE, from the coding sequence ATGAACATATCGGCTGCTAAGTCTGGTCTAACTTGCATCGCCCTCATTGGAGCTCTTGTTTCGGGCCTCCCATCTGTCTATGCCGATGACCATATCGTGCTGGATCCGGCTTTGAAGGGGTACCTCAAAGTCAGCGGGGTATCAGGGAATGTCAACAGCATCGGTTCGGACACGCTCAACAACCTCATGACGCTGTGGGCCGAAGGATTTCGCAAGCAATATCCAAGCGTCAAAATTCAGATCGAAGGCAAGGGCTCAAGCACCGCACCTCCGGCCTTGATTGAAGGGACCGCACAGCTGGGCCCAATGTCCCGCGCGATGAAAAATACTGAGATCGATTCCTTTGAAAGAAAATTCCGCTATAAACCAACCGCATTTCCGGTCGCCATTGATGCGCTGGCCGTGTATGTCAACAAGGACAACTCTGTCCAAGGACTCACGATGGCGCAAGTCGATGCGATCTTCTCGAAGACCCGCCGATTTGGGGCGTCGCAAACCCTTGATCAGTGGGGCCAGCTGGGAGTGACAGGTGAAGTGGCCACCACGCCAATCAGCATTTATGGCCGTAACTCAGCCTCCGGCACCTATGGGTTTTTCAAGGAGTTTGCGCTCAAGAACGGCGATTATAAAGATGAAGTCAAAGAGCAGCCAGGCTCTGCTTCCGTGGTGCAGGGCATCACGGAAGATCAGGCTGGGATTGGGTACAGTGGGATCGGCTATTTAACCTCCGGTGTGCGCGTCCTTCCATTGGCTGAAAAAGAGGGAGCACCCTTCGTGGCCCCTACGCAGACCAATGCGTTGAACGGCTCTTATCCCCTTTGGCGGCATCTATTGGTGTACGTCAATAAAGCGCCGAACAAGCCGCTGGATCCACTCGTCAAAGAGTTCATCAAGTTCATCTATAGCAAGGAAGGGCAAGCCATCGTCATCAAGGATGGTTTCTTTCCACTCCCGCAGTCTGTGATTGAAAAGGAATCGGCAAAAATCGAATAA
- a CDS encoding ABC transporter permease subunit produces MNVPPLTPIPVLQGEPSPGRGSIPTPTPALVSGLFTRRQIRSITDRLTNIIIKTGGISIILCILGMCIFLVKEVIPLFQPPHATLTEPIALSPLERPSTSALIGIDEHQELAYVLRGDSLEFVFLEEGKSAVSKVPSRGLLSDGSVTALARALGKGHQLAMGTEDGRVIPVAIEFTQDFQGNERSIASSVTVGTPMVAAPTPQPITKMAYQSTDSDVRVAALLQDQHLWLTTSRSVSRPDGTAEASITQVDLTSNIPGRVTAITLASRADLLAVGTEEGKIYHFDLREPAKPGLVEISQDSEGTEAITALAYLMSDRSLVVGDASGQIAVWMPVREHAATNTTHMTRVHRFVPHQSAVTDITISQRDKGFITTDAGGEIRLHHSTSEQTLLILAPQQGALRSTYFSPKADGLVGLAENDQLVHYDISNPYPEITLATLFSPVMYEGYDRPELVWQSSSGSDDFEAKFSLTPLIFGTIKGTIYAVLLAVPLAVLAAIYTAMFMHPDLRAKIKPTIEIMAALPTVVLGFLAGLWFAPVLERNFPAMTGMVLVMPLVIALSSGLFLLLPASLKHRVRPGAEALLMMPIIVAVVWGCLETNAWWEAFLFDGHFKPWLQTHLGLNYDQRNAIVVGVAMGFAIIPIIYSISEEALSNVPKNLIAGSLALGATRWQTLTHLVLISASPGIFSALMIGFGRAVGETMIVLMATGNTPIMDWSLFNGFRTLSANIAVEIPEAPHGGTLYRTLFLAGLLLFIATFLLNTVAELVRQRLREKYSQF; encoded by the coding sequence ATGAACGTGCCGCCACTTACTCCAATACCGGTTCTTCAAGGAGAACCCTCCCCAGGACGGGGTTCCATTCCGACCCCGACCCCGGCCCTGGTGAGTGGACTGTTCACTCGACGCCAAATCAGGTCCATCACGGATCGGCTGACCAACATCATCATCAAGACCGGTGGGATCAGCATTATCCTCTGCATTCTCGGGATGTGCATCTTTCTGGTGAAAGAAGTCATCCCACTTTTTCAACCGCCCCACGCCACCCTGACCGAGCCGATTGCACTCTCCCCGCTTGAGCGTCCCTCGACGTCAGCGCTCATCGGCATCGACGAGCATCAAGAGCTTGCCTATGTGCTACGAGGTGACTCATTAGAGTTTGTCTTCTTAGAAGAAGGGAAGTCCGCCGTATCAAAGGTTCCTTCGCGAGGCTTGTTGTCTGATGGTTCGGTCACAGCGCTCGCGCGAGCATTGGGGAAGGGGCACCAGCTCGCCATGGGCACGGAAGACGGCCGCGTTATCCCTGTGGCAATTGAATTCACGCAGGACTTCCAAGGGAACGAACGTTCGATCGCCTCGTCCGTCACGGTTGGGACTCCGATGGTTGCGGCACCAACTCCGCAACCAATCACCAAGATGGCATACCAGAGCACGGACTCCGATGTTCGAGTTGCCGCGCTGCTTCAAGATCAGCATCTCTGGCTCACCACGAGCCGAAGCGTATCCCGTCCCGATGGAACCGCTGAGGCTTCGATCACACAGGTCGATCTCACCTCCAACATCCCTGGTCGGGTGACGGCGATCACACTCGCGAGTCGTGCCGACCTTCTCGCTGTCGGTACGGAAGAGGGCAAGATCTACCATTTCGATCTCCGGGAACCGGCGAAGCCCGGTCTTGTTGAGATCAGTCAGGATTCTGAAGGAACCGAGGCGATTACCGCACTGGCCTATTTGATGAGTGACCGGAGTCTTGTGGTCGGCGATGCGTCCGGGCAGATTGCCGTGTGGATGCCCGTGCGGGAACATGCCGCGACGAATACGACCCATATGACGCGTGTCCATCGGTTTGTCCCTCATCAGAGTGCGGTCACCGACATCACGATTTCCCAGCGCGATAAGGGATTCATCACGACCGATGCCGGGGGAGAAATCCGTCTGCACCATTCGACGTCCGAACAAACGTTGCTGATACTTGCTCCACAACAGGGGGCACTCCGCAGTACCTATTTTTCTCCCAAGGCGGATGGCCTGGTCGGTCTCGCCGAAAATGATCAGCTAGTGCATTACGACATTTCGAATCCCTACCCAGAAATCACCTTGGCCACCTTGTTCTCTCCTGTGATGTACGAGGGCTATGATCGGCCGGAACTGGTTTGGCAATCATCGAGTGGGTCGGACGACTTTGAAGCCAAGTTCAGCTTGACCCCGTTGATCTTTGGAACCATTAAGGGCACCATCTATGCTGTACTCCTGGCGGTCCCGTTGGCGGTATTGGCCGCCATCTATACCGCGATGTTCATGCATCCGGATCTCCGAGCGAAGATCAAGCCCACCATTGAAATCATGGCCGCGCTGCCCACTGTAGTGCTTGGATTTCTGGCCGGCCTTTGGTTTGCCCCGGTCCTGGAGCGAAACTTTCCCGCCATGACGGGGATGGTCCTGGTGATGCCCTTGGTCATTGCCCTTTCCAGCGGACTCTTTCTCCTGCTTCCTGCCTCGCTTAAGCATCGTGTGCGGCCTGGTGCAGAGGCGCTGCTCATGATGCCGATCATCGTCGCTGTGGTCTGGGGGTGCCTTGAGACCAACGCGTGGTGGGAGGCCTTCTTGTTTGATGGTCATTTTAAGCCATGGCTCCAGACGCATCTCGGTTTGAATTATGATCAGCGCAACGCCATCGTGGTCGGGGTAGCCATGGGATTCGCCATCATTCCTATCATCTACAGCATTTCTGAAGAAGCGCTTTCCAATGTTCCAAAGAACCTGATCGCCGGGTCCTTGGCCCTCGGCGCCACGCGATGGCAAACGCTCACCCATCTCGTTCTGATCTCGGCCAGCCCAGGCATCTTCTCGGCATTGATGATCGGGTTCGGTCGGGCGGTTGGCGAGACCATGATCGTGTTAATGGCGACCGGCAATACACCGATTATGGATTGGAGCCTCTTCAACGGGTTTCGGACCCTGTCCGCGAATATCGCCGTGGAGATCCCTGAAGCGCCACATGGCGGGACCTTGTATCGCACACTCTTTTTGGCGGGTTTGCTCCTCTTTATTGCGACTTTCCTGCTCAATACGGTAGCGGAATTGGTTCGACAGCGGCTCAGGGAGAAATATAGCCAATTCTAG
- the pstA gene encoding phosphate ABC transporter permease PstA: MKQWVKHFMASGELFIWGCGAGLSISLLMIGGLLVLILLNGFGYFWPADLVELTLKDGKHVIGQLAGEEVSPKGVPRIRVKIGNRDLYGLDYRWINTDQIVERATPADLVMVERREWGNFYGRLRTLGKEDQSVAEGSEAVWQSLPALLRQAESSEAESTYMLLVVDANGREKSVALSQVMRVLRPNDLSKLEKVWVYAGNVWMVLTTEPREANTEGGIFPAIFGTVLMVMIMSFVVTPFGVIGALYLREYARQGVIVRTVRIAVNNLAGVPSIVFGVFGLGFFVYGVGGTIDALWFSDRLPTPTFGTGGILWASLTLALLTVPVVIVATEEGLAAVPREYREGSIGLGATKWETMWKVVLPTALPGILTGLILAMARAAGEVAPLMLTGVVKLAPAMPIDWTWPFIHLDRKFMHLGFHIYDVGFQSPNVEAAKPMVYVTTLVLILVVVTLNLTGILLRNRMRRKYAGSAV, from the coding sequence ATGAAACAGTGGGTCAAGCATTTCATGGCAAGCGGTGAGCTCTTCATTTGGGGCTGCGGGGCTGGGCTTTCCATTTCGCTCCTCATGATCGGCGGGCTTTTGGTGCTCATCCTCCTCAACGGGTTCGGGTATTTTTGGCCGGCTGATCTCGTCGAATTGACACTGAAGGACGGAAAACATGTGATCGGTCAGTTGGCCGGCGAAGAAGTGAGTCCGAAAGGGGTCCCTCGAATCAGAGTGAAGATCGGCAACCGCGATCTGTACGGTCTGGACTATCGTTGGATCAACACCGATCAGATCGTCGAACGAGCCACGCCGGCTGATCTCGTGATGGTAGAGCGGCGCGAGTGGGGGAACTTCTATGGACGGCTCCGGACGCTGGGCAAGGAAGACCAGAGTGTGGCTGAAGGATCGGAGGCCGTATGGCAGTCCCTCCCGGCACTGCTTCGACAGGCGGAATCAAGCGAGGCAGAGAGCACGTATATGTTGCTCGTTGTTGATGCCAATGGCAGAGAAAAGTCCGTTGCGCTCAGCCAAGTTATGAGAGTCTTGCGTCCGAACGACCTTTCGAAGTTGGAGAAGGTGTGGGTCTATGCCGGCAACGTCTGGATGGTGCTGACGACAGAGCCACGAGAAGCCAACACGGAGGGTGGGATCTTCCCGGCCATTTTCGGCACGGTTCTGATGGTGATGATCATGAGCTTCGTCGTGACCCCCTTTGGGGTCATCGGCGCGCTGTACCTCAGGGAGTATGCCCGCCAGGGAGTCATTGTGCGGACCGTTCGCATCGCCGTCAATAATCTCGCCGGGGTTCCTTCGATCGTTTTCGGCGTATTTGGGTTGGGGTTTTTCGTCTACGGCGTTGGCGGTACAATCGATGCGCTGTGGTTTTCTGATCGGCTGCCCACTCCCACGTTCGGCACGGGTGGAATTCTGTGGGCCTCATTGACGCTGGCGCTGTTGACCGTTCCTGTCGTGATCGTTGCAACGGAAGAGGGACTGGCAGCCGTGCCGAGGGAGTATCGAGAAGGGTCGATTGGCTTGGGCGCGACCAAATGGGAAACGATGTGGAAAGTCGTGCTTCCCACGGCACTCCCGGGCATCTTGACCGGATTGATCCTGGCCATGGCTCGTGCCGCGGGTGAGGTGGCGCCCTTGATGTTGACCGGCGTCGTCAAACTGGCACCGGCTATGCCGATCGACTGGACGTGGCCATTTATTCACCTGGACCGAAAGTTCATGCATCTGGGGTTTCATATTTATGACGTGGGGTTTCAATCACCGAATGTGGAAGCTGCCAAGCCGATGGTTTATGTCACCACATTGGTGTTGATTCTGGTGGTGGTGACGCTTAACCTCACGGGCATCCTCTTGCGAAATCGAATGAGGAGGAAATATGCTGGGTCCGCAGTTTGA
- a CDS encoding phosphate ABC transporter ATP-binding protein, with translation MESMDPHYSNVTPQPSAQGKSKLRVQGFNFFYGPVQALFKVDLDIPENQVTAFIGPSGCGKSTLLRCMNRLNDLIEGARHEGNILIDGVDIFNPAIDITDLRKRVGMVFQKSNPFPKSIHENVAYGPRLQGLKNRIVLEEIVERSLRGAGLWEEVKDRLHKSALGLSGGQQQRLCIARALAVKPDVLLMDEPCSALDPIATGIIEELLFSLKKELTIVIVTHNMQQAARVSDRTAFMYLGQLVEYGLTKQLFTNPSKKQTEDYITGRFG, from the coding sequence ATGGAGAGCATGGACCCTCATTATTCCAACGTGACGCCTCAGCCCAGTGCTCAGGGGAAGTCGAAACTTCGAGTGCAGGGCTTCAACTTTTTCTATGGGCCGGTCCAGGCCCTGTTCAAGGTTGATTTAGATATTCCAGAAAACCAAGTGACTGCCTTCATTGGGCCATCAGGATGCGGGAAATCTACCTTGCTGCGATGCATGAATCGCTTGAATGACCTCATCGAAGGTGCGCGGCATGAAGGAAACATCCTCATCGACGGCGTGGATATCTTTAATCCAGCGATCGACATCACGGATCTTCGAAAACGAGTGGGCATGGTGTTTCAAAAATCTAACCCGTTCCCCAAATCGATCCATGAAAATGTTGCGTACGGTCCACGGCTGCAAGGCCTGAAGAATCGGATAGTGTTGGAAGAGATTGTCGAGCGAAGTCTCCGAGGAGCCGGCTTATGGGAGGAAGTAAAGGACCGACTCCATAAGAGTGCACTTGGCTTGTCCGGCGGTCAGCAGCAGCGCCTCTGCATTGCGCGGGCCCTCGCCGTCAAGCCAGATGTGCTCTTGATGGATGAACCCTGCTCCGCCTTAGATCCGATCGCGACCGGCATCATCGAAGAGTTGTTGTTTTCGTTGAAGAAAGAGTTGACGATCGTCATTGTGACGCACAACATGCAGCAGGCGGCCCGGGTCTCGGATCGGACCGCATTCATGTACCTCGGCCAATTAGTCGAATATGGTCTCACGAAGCAGTTGTTCACGAACCCTTCGAAGAAGCAGACGGAAGACTACATCACTGGACGATTTGGGTGA
- the phoU gene encoding phosphate signaling complex protein PhoU has protein sequence MAQHRHFDEELAELKTKLARMAGLAEDQIDKALTALVTRDAALACRVIERDHKVNAMDVEIDEACIELLALHQPAARDLRLVTTAMKLSTELERISDLSESICERAIELNEEPQLKPYIDIPRMGSLARVMVKESIDAFVKEDAILARKVIGDDDFVDDLMEQLFRELLSFMMENPHTISRAIRLSFIAKSLERVADHATNIAELVVYLVEGKIIRHTAPSAPL, from the coding sequence ATGGCTCAACACCGACACTTCGACGAAGAACTTGCCGAACTCAAGACGAAGCTGGCGCGAATGGCTGGCCTCGCAGAAGACCAAATTGATAAGGCCTTGACCGCATTGGTGACGCGAGACGCGGCTCTGGCCTGCCGCGTGATCGAACGAGATCATAAAGTGAATGCGATGGATGTGGAGATTGACGAAGCCTGCATTGAGTTGTTGGCACTCCACCAGCCGGCGGCGCGCGATCTGCGGTTGGTGACGACGGCCATGAAACTGTCCACTGAGCTCGAACGTATCAGTGACCTGTCGGAAAGTATCTGTGAGCGCGCGATCGAACTGAACGAAGAGCCTCAACTCAAGCCCTACATCGATATCCCGCGGATGGGGAGCCTCGCGCGAGTGATGGTGAAGGAAAGTATCGATGCCTTCGTCAAGGAGGATGCCATTCTGGCTAGGAAAGTCATCGGGGATGATGACTTCGTCGATGATCTCATGGAACAGTTGTTTCGTGAACTGCTCTCCTTCATGATGGAAAATCCGCATACGATTTCACGTGCCATCCGGTTGAGCTTTATCGCCAAGTCGCTCGAGCGAGTGGCCGATCATGCCACCAACATCGCCGAGTTGGTTGTCTATCTGGTGGAAGGCAAGATCATTCGGCACACAGCGCCATCGGCTCCATTGTGA